A DNA window from Marispirochaeta aestuarii contains the following coding sequences:
- a CDS encoding DUF58 domain-containing protein, giving the protein MSDQESTVYSSFFSMGFSLGLVCIVLFIALVQKNLNLALPAGGILIIGVGTRLWSRLSLYRLEVSVDLSTDRLFPGELLSLSVKLENRKLLPVFTGLELHSPALLADEKQLPLNGETRLLSFEKSRRIWHVTARKRGVAPLGEIRIASGDLLGLHRRIKTVTDSREIIVYPRRGEFQPLNIPFQEFFGINASKGPVEDPAWYAGTRDYSGNRPARNIHWKASARLGKLQEKLYEPTSHRKVLLVLDLSGFSLLEDTEEIEHLITSVGTLAYVLMETGASFGLVTNAALAGESEGVLPIGRGPEHLGRLLEILARIDYREVISILPLLKVLDHGDLGLVYCAAGKSQAIAENLSDILPRRRRILFIFSRLTEHPAMTPSSSTGLVEPAFWMGFPAYRAGEVVHAE; this is encoded by the coding sequence ATGAGCGATCAGGAATCGACCGTCTACTCCAGTTTCTTCTCCATGGGCTTCAGCCTTGGCCTTGTTTGTATCGTTCTGTTCATCGCTCTGGTACAGAAAAACCTTAATCTGGCCCTTCCTGCGGGAGGAATACTGATTATCGGGGTCGGTACCAGACTCTGGAGCCGCCTGTCCCTGTACAGGCTGGAGGTCTCAGTCGATTTGAGCACAGACCGCCTGTTCCCGGGAGAACTGCTCAGCCTCAGCGTAAAACTCGAAAACCGGAAGCTCCTGCCTGTTTTTACGGGACTTGAGCTGCACTCCCCTGCCCTTCTGGCTGATGAAAAGCAGCTGCCGCTTAACGGAGAGACACGGTTGCTCTCCTTCGAAAAAAGCCGACGGATCTGGCATGTGACGGCGCGAAAACGGGGAGTGGCCCCCCTGGGAGAGATACGTATCGCTTCAGGGGACCTTCTTGGACTCCACAGGAGAATCAAGACTGTAACCGATTCACGGGAGATTATCGTCTATCCGCGGCGTGGGGAGTTTCAGCCCCTGAACATCCCCTTCCAGGAGTTCTTCGGCATAAATGCCTCAAAGGGTCCGGTGGAAGATCCGGCCTGGTACGCCGGAACCAGGGATTACAGCGGAAACAGACCGGCGAGAAACATCCACTGGAAAGCCAGTGCCCGGCTTGGAAAACTCCAGGAAAAACTCTATGAGCCCACATCTCACCGAAAGGTCCTGCTGGTCCTGGACCTTTCGGGGTTCAGCCTGCTGGAAGATACGGAGGAGATTGAACACCTTATTACCAGTGTGGGAACCCTGGCCTACGTTCTGATGGAGACAGGCGCCTCCTTCGGGCTCGTAACCAATGCAGCCCTTGCAGGAGAATCAGAAGGCGTTCTGCCCATCGGCCGCGGTCCGGAGCACCTGGGACGGCTTCTCGAGATACTAGCCCGCATCGACTACAGAGAGGTCATAAGTATCCTGCCTCTTCTCAAGGTCCTGGACCACGGGGACCTGGGGCTGGTGTACTGTGCAGCCGGCAAATCACAGGCAATTGCCGAAAATCTTTCCGACATTCTTCCCCGCCGGCGAAGGATACTTTTTATTTTCTCCCGCCTGACGGAACACCCTGCCATGACCCCTTCCTCCTCCACAGGGCTGGTTGAACCTGCATTCTGGATGGGATTTCCCGCCTATCGTGCCGGGGAGGTGGTTCATGCCGAATAG
- a CDS encoding DUF4129 domain-containing protein, with protein MPNRTGLSPYLPVLLATAAMDLCRWYIAAGLFFMIPERGSISLLPSGLALTGAMFLSLLMSRLKKRRIADLLAHTLGLAASLCLMLKSFTGLPFHFSKGIAGFFGAYSMISTPGEWFSLALVLGWTLLLWLRGRHLGSRPGDYKRTVARFDAGILLIFAVYFLRMGIRLEDPHAISSVSAYLLFGILAIYAARNRDRDRNFIHTTSAFGLVLLFTVGFILLGTAGVVLYPLMADTAGEVYSVIRKGTEPFQPLIIAFLRFLFGRRSAVSAGTAGAGPSAEELSAGPPREPGFWMQLFEKILVYSIGGILAILTLLIAGYLLWRLAGYLFAPGKKKDEGIAFREFLRILLQKISEGTGILLRAVRKIPEILLKSRRRNLSAGSSAFRKLISWGRFSGIRIETDETAGEYGRRLAKAFPPVSDAVRAIVRYAESETYGEKALSGEERLELRRARRKTGTFRLLPLRLANRMGFRR; from the coding sequence ATGCCGAATAGGACAGGACTTTCCCCATATCTTCCGGTACTGCTTGCCACTGCGGCCATGGATCTCTGCCGCTGGTATATAGCCGCGGGTCTCTTTTTCATGATTCCAGAGCGCGGCAGCATTTCCCTGCTCCCGTCAGGCCTGGCCCTTACCGGGGCCATGTTCCTTTCTCTGCTGATGAGCAGACTAAAGAAGCGCCGTATCGCCGACCTGCTTGCACACACCCTCGGGCTTGCGGCATCCCTCTGCCTTATGCTGAAAAGTTTTACGGGCCTGCCCTTCCATTTTTCAAAAGGCATCGCAGGTTTTTTCGGGGCTTACAGCATGATCTCCACACCTGGAGAATGGTTTTCCCTTGCCCTTGTACTCGGCTGGACCCTCCTGCTCTGGCTGAGGGGCAGGCATCTGGGATCCCGGCCCGGGGATTACAAGCGAACGGTTGCCCGTTTCGATGCTGGAATACTGCTTATTTTCGCCGTTTATTTCCTTCGCATGGGTATACGCCTGGAGGATCCCCATGCCATATCCTCCGTAAGCGCGTATCTGCTTTTCGGCATCCTCGCAATCTATGCGGCCCGCAATCGGGACAGGGACCGGAATTTCATACACACGACTTCAGCCTTCGGGCTTGTTCTGCTTTTTACTGTCGGCTTTATTCTTCTCGGGACCGCCGGCGTTGTGCTCTACCCTCTTATGGCGGATACAGCCGGCGAGGTATATTCGGTCATCAGGAAAGGGACGGAACCTTTTCAGCCCCTGATTATTGCCTTCCTTCGCTTTCTTTTCGGCCGACGATCTGCGGTATCAGCTGGAACGGCGGGCGCAGGTCCTTCCGCCGAGGAGCTCAGCGCCGGTCCGCCCCGGGAACCGGGCTTCTGGATGCAGCTCTTCGAGAAGATTCTGGTCTACAGCATCGGAGGCATCCTGGCTATCCTTACCCTCCTTATTGCCGGATACCTTCTCTGGCGGCTTGCAGGCTATCTTTTCGCTCCCGGGAAAAAGAAGGATGAAGGAATCGCTTTTCGAGAGTTCCTTCGGATTCTCCTGCAGAAAATCTCCGAGGGAACAGGCATACTCCTTCGTGCGGTCAGAAAGATCCCGGAGATCCTTTTAAAAAGCCGCAGGCGAAACCTGTCGGCAGGTTCCTCCGCCTTCAGGAAACTCATCTCCTGGGGCCGTTTTTCCGGGATAAGGATAGAAACCGACGAAACCGCCGGAGAGTACGGCCGTCGTCTGGCAAAGGCTTTTCCCCCCGTTTCAGATGCCGTTCGTGCAATAGTCAGATACGCAGAGTCCGAAACCTATGGTGAGAAAGCTCTGTCCGGCGAAGAGCGTCTGGAACTCCGTCGTGCCCGCAGGAAGACAGGAACTTTCCGGCTGCTCCCTCTGCGCCTGGCAAACAGGATGGGGTTTCGTAGATAG
- a CDS encoding Fur family transcriptional regulator, whose product MAKNRRYNRSRQRDRILELLRETGDHPTADWLYTQLKDEFPNLSVGTIYRNLNILLDQGLIKKIDFGSTFDRFEANTAPHYHFICDRCGSIIDLDLPIDPDLDSRVNDRTPYTALRHKIEFFGLCNRCSNMQ is encoded by the coding sequence ATAGCAAAAAACCGCAGGTATAATCGCAGCAGACAGCGTGATCGAATACTTGAGCTGCTGCGAGAGACCGGTGACCATCCCACTGCCGACTGGCTCTACACCCAATTGAAGGATGAGTTTCCAAATCTCAGTGTAGGTACGATCTACCGAAACCTGAACATCCTTCTGGATCAGGGCCTTATTAAAAAGATCGACTTTGGAAGCACCTTCGACCGTTTTGAAGCGAATACTGCGCCCCATTACCATTTTATCTGTGATCGCTGCGGTTCCATTATCGATCTCGACCTTCCCATCGATCCCGACCTGGACTCCAGGGTCAATGACCGGACCCCCTACACCGCTCTGCGGCATAAGATCGAATTCTTTGGTCTTTGCAACCGCTGCTCTAACATGCAGTAG
- the dps gene encoding DNA protection during starvation protein, protein MARVAQEMVKKAGVDLDLLIKLLVKNASAELTTFYYYTILRVNLIGLEGEGIKEIAETARIEDRNHFEALVPRIYELGGELPGDMKKFHDISACPPASLPGKANNATEILKVLVEAERCAVRGYTEICNMTAGKDHRTYDLALAILNEEIEHESWFSEFLGEGPSGHFLRRGDTSPFVSKFLK, encoded by the coding sequence ATGGCACGGGTAGCACAAGAGATGGTAAAAAAAGCGGGAGTAGATCTGGATCTGCTCATCAAACTGTTGGTAAAAAACGCTTCTGCCGAGCTTACAACATTCTACTACTACACAATTCTCAGGGTTAATCTTATCGGACTTGAAGGGGAGGGAATCAAGGAGATTGCAGAAACCGCCCGTATTGAGGACCGAAATCACTTCGAAGCCCTGGTACCACGGATCTATGAGCTGGGAGGAGAACTTCCGGGGGACATGAAGAAGTTTCATGATATCTCTGCCTGCCCCCCCGCGAGCCTGCCCGGGAAGGCGAATAATGCCACTGAAATTCTGAAGGTTCTGGTGGAGGCGGAGCGCTGTGCCGTCCGGGGATATACGGAAATCTGCAACATGACCGCCGGCAAGGACCACCGCACCTATGATCTTGCCCTTGCGATTCTGAACGAGGAAATAGAGCATGAATCCTGGTTCTCGGAATTCCTGGGCGAAGGGCCCTCCGGCCACTTTCTGCGGCGGGGAGATACATCGCCTTTTGTTTCGAAATTTCTAAAATAA
- a CDS encoding DUF1576 domain-containing protein, which translates to MLEREEKRLYGLMYILLAGFFLAGLFTQGPASVGAGLLKIQVHPARLLNDFTLVGGEGAALVNAAVIAALGLLLVRINRVRLSGPTLSAVFTIFGFGLFGKTVFNILPIVIGVVISARIAGKSFREYILMALFGTTLGPLVTSLGFETGLPLLPAMAVAVAGGITVGILLPPVAMIMLRMHQGFSLYNIGLTGGFIAIFGAAVLTASGRALNTSLVWNSAPSGLLIYLVPVTSAVLLIFGLLGKAKQNLGDFIKILTLPGRLPSDFMSSTSISGSLINMGIIGLLTWSYVLLVGGDVNGPVLGGIFTALGFAAFGKHPKNSWPLVAGVVAACLVFGKDLAAPGPLLAALFCLTLAPVAGEFGWMAGVIAGFLHLVMVERTGAWHLGINLYNNGFAGGLTATLMVAVIEWFRTSRENSRTEPSYRRRR; encoded by the coding sequence GTGCTGGAACGGGAGGAAAAGCGTCTCTATGGACTTATGTACATTCTGCTGGCTGGATTCTTCCTCGCCGGGCTTTTTACTCAAGGTCCGGCCTCAGTCGGCGCCGGGCTGCTTAAGATACAGGTACACCCGGCACGCCTTTTAAACGATTTTACCCTGGTGGGCGGGGAAGGCGCCGCCCTGGTGAATGCTGCCGTTATCGCAGCCCTTGGACTGCTGCTGGTCCGAATAAACCGGGTCCGGCTTTCCGGCCCCACCCTGTCGGCTGTTTTTACCATTTTCGGATTCGGGCTCTTCGGTAAAACCGTCTTCAATATTTTACCCATCGTAATCGGTGTGGTCATCTCAGCGCGTATCGCCGGAAAAAGTTTCAGGGAGTACATCCTGATGGCCCTCTTCGGTACGACCCTGGGTCCCCTGGTGACCAGCCTGGGTTTCGAAACCGGCCTGCCCCTGCTTCCGGCCATGGCCGTAGCTGTGGCTGGCGGTATCACCGTGGGGATCCTGCTTCCCCCTGTCGCCATGATCATGCTTCGCATGCACCAGGGTTTCAGCCTCTACAATATCGGACTTACCGGCGGGTTTATCGCAATATTCGGTGCCGCTGTCCTTACAGCCTCCGGCAGGGCTCTGAATACTTCCCTGGTCTGGAACTCCGCGCCTTCCGGACTGCTGATCTATCTGGTTCCCGTAACCTCCGCTGTTTTACTGATTTTCGGACTCCTGGGGAAGGCTAAACAAAACCTCGGGGATTTTATAAAGATTCTGACCCTCCCCGGACGTCTGCCGTCGGATTTTATGAGTTCCACCTCCATAAGTGGCAGCCTGATAAATATGGGTATAATCGGTCTGCTGACCTGGAGCTATGTACTGCTGGTAGGAGGCGATGTGAACGGTCCGGTTCTGGGAGGGATATTTACCGCCCTGGGCTTTGCCGCCTTCGGAAAGCATCCGAAAAACAGCTGGCCCCTTGTCGCCGGGGTAGTCGCAGCCTGCCTTGTATTCGGTAAGGACCTGGCCGCCCCCGGACCTCTTCTGGCAGCCCTCTTCTGCCTGACCCTGGCCCCTGTGGCAGGCGAATTCGGCTGGATGGCAGGTGTTATCGCCGGTTTCCTGCACCTGGTCATGGTGGAAAGAACCGGGGCCTGGCATCTCGGGATCAATCTCTACAACAACGGCTTCGCCGGCGGTCTGACAGCGACCCTGATGGTTGCGGTGATCGAGTGGTTCAGAACCAGCCGCGAGAACAGCAGGACAGAACCGTCCTACAGAAGGAGAAGATAA
- a CDS encoding histidine kinase dimerization/phosphoacceptor domain -containing protein, whose translation MLKKFHFSSFKTLFSVIVVLSLVPALVIIIWTGVEHGSSLEESVRDEAFRQVETLSMVQRVISQSVYQTLMTLSILPSFTDGDYETQNMVIGDLLKKNPEFVNISTVDTRGRVRASASPNLETGIDLSQRRHIREALAGKGFVAGEFIIAYVDQEQSFPFALPLRSREGEIIGVLNAVYRLSVYRTIFDRLELPEETILGITDFQGIRIFFHPRKKTNPVGKPIKQSVWQGMQNTADSGTLVDTGSDGIRRFYAYRKIRLSPESDPYLYIVLGIPERNATRPSLSILYRNIILIAAAALLSIIISSVLGHISLGRKLKSLILTVKQIREGDLSARTGIVDSESEVGQVAEAIDNMANSLEERNFERDKAERILSEALAERETLLKEVHHRVKNNMQLILSLLHLEQQNSSSIEDFSLQLENRIMAMSTVHEMMYQSETIAEINMEDFLERLGSVTRNLYAGLVIDVQAEQLVLTLEEAVPLALIVNELLTNCAKYGKSPDGVARVNIAMGSDAGNATLTVRDHGPGFPEPREENNPTNLGMLLVSTLSEQIGGKVSFSSREGAVVELSFPLQRV comes from the coding sequence ATGTTGAAAAAGTTCCATTTCTCGTCCTTTAAGACCCTGTTCTCCGTAATCGTGGTCCTCTCCCTGGTACCTGCCCTGGTGATTATAATATGGACCGGAGTTGAACACGGTTCCTCCCTGGAAGAATCCGTCAGGGATGAGGCCTTTCGGCAGGTGGAAACCCTGTCCATGGTTCAGAGAGTCATTTCCCAGTCCGTTTATCAGACCCTGATGACCCTGTCGATTCTGCCATCCTTTACCGACGGAGATTACGAAACCCAGAACATGGTCATCGGCGATCTGCTCAAGAAGAATCCGGAGTTTGTTAATATCTCCACCGTGGACACACGGGGCAGAGTCAGGGCCTCCGCTTCCCCGAATCTGGAAACCGGAATCGACCTCTCCCAGCGGCGACATATCAGGGAAGCCCTTGCGGGGAAGGGTTTTGTCGCCGGAGAGTTTATAATTGCCTACGTGGACCAGGAGCAATCCTTTCCCTTTGCCCTGCCCCTGAGGAGCAGAGAGGGAGAAATCATCGGGGTGCTTAACGCCGTTTACCGGCTGAGTGTCTACCGGACCATCTTTGACCGTCTCGAGCTGCCGGAGGAGACCATTCTCGGGATTACCGATTTCCAGGGTATCCGGATCTTTTTTCATCCAAGGAAGAAGACCAATCCGGTTGGAAAACCCATAAAGCAATCCGTCTGGCAGGGTATGCAGAACACAGCCGACTCAGGAACCCTCGTCGATACCGGGTCCGACGGTATACGGCGCTTCTATGCTTACCGGAAAATCAGGCTCTCTCCGGAGAGCGACCCCTACCTGTACATCGTACTTGGGATACCGGAAAGGAATGCGACCCGTCCCTCCCTCAGTATCCTCTACCGAAACATTATACTGATTGCGGCGGCGGCTCTGCTGAGTATCATAATATCCTCGGTACTTGGGCATATAAGCCTGGGCAGAAAACTGAAGAGCCTCATTCTGACGGTTAAGCAGATCCGGGAAGGAGACCTCTCCGCACGCACGGGAATCGTTGATTCCGAATCCGAAGTGGGGCAGGTCGCCGAAGCCATCGATAACATGGCCAACAGCCTTGAAGAGAGGAATTTCGAACGGGACAAGGCGGAGCGGATTCTGTCGGAGGCCCTTGCCGAGCGGGAGACCCTCCTGAAAGAGGTCCACCACCGGGTAAAAAACAACATGCAGCTGATTCTGAGCCTTCTGCACCTGGAGCAGCAGAACAGCAGCAGCATCGAGGACTTTTCCCTTCAGCTGGAAAACAGAATAATGGCCATGTCCACGGTCCATGAAATGATGTACCAGTCCGAGACCATTGCGGAAATCAATATGGAAGATTTCCTCGAGCGCCTTGGATCCGTAACCAGGAACCTCTACGCCGGACTCGTAATCGATGTTCAGGCTGAACAGCTGGTCCTGACCCTGGAAGAGGCCGTCCCCCTGGCTCTGATCGTAAATGAGCTGCTTACCAACTGCGCAAAATACGGGAAATCTCCCGACGGGGTTGCCCGGGTAAACATTGCAATGGGTTCTGATGCGGGAAACGCGACTCTGACCGTTCGGGACCACGGACCGGGTTTTCCGGAACCCCGGGAAGAGAACAATCCCACAAATCTCGGAATGCTTCTTGTCAGCACCCTGTCGGAACAGATCGGCGGGAAGGTCTCGTTCTCATCCCGGGAGGGAGCCGTTGTAGAGCTCAGCTTTCCGCTGCAGAGAGTTTAA
- a CDS encoding YchJ family protein, translated as MSQCPCGSGKSFSACCEPYLTGAADAPTAEALMRSRYTAYTLNKTAYIESSHDPETRDSLDLEATGRWAGESEWLGLKILRTEAGGKKDDRGIVEFEARYRQNGEEVLHHEESIFIRRGGTWFFHDGHKPSLTVVREEPKVGRNDPCPCGSGKKYKKCCGS; from the coding sequence ATGTCTCAATGTCCATGCGGCAGCGGAAAAAGTTTTTCCGCCTGCTGTGAACCGTACCTTACCGGTGCTGCCGATGCCCCCACTGCCGAGGCGCTGATGCGTTCGCGCTATACAGCCTACACCCTCAACAAAACAGCCTATATTGAGTCGAGCCACGACCCGGAAACCAGGGATTCCCTGGATCTCGAGGCAACCGGCCGCTGGGCCGGTGAATCAGAATGGCTCGGGTTGAAGATTCTGCGAACCGAAGCCGGCGGCAAAAAGGATGACAGGGGAATAGTCGAGTTCGAGGCCCGCTACAGGCAGAACGGGGAAGAGGTCCTGCACCACGAAGAGAGCATCTTCATCAGGCGTGGGGGCACCTGGTTCTTTCACGACGGACATAAACCTTCCCTTACGGTAGTCCGGGAGGAACCCAAGGTCGGCCGCAACGATCCCTGTCCCTGCGGCAGTGGGAAAAAATATAAAAAATGCTGCGGCAGTTAG